In a single window of the Candidatus Neomarinimicrobiota bacterium genome:
- the glgA gene encoding glycogen synthase GlgA, with protein sequence MKILFATAEVTPFSKVGGLADVAGALPKALENLDVETRIITPGYATIPFEDYVIKDVDSFDVPVGNESYKADLISTVLPDTDRVEVIFVRNREFFDRDGVYVDSKTGEGFPDEAERFIFFMQAILQWLERSEWMPNILHCNDHHTALLPAYLRETEFDTPELADIKSIFTIHNMGYQGIHNKSVLNKTVFPEKAYSDNGAFDWNGDVNFMKVALRYADKINTVSPTYAREIMSSEEYGFGLQDEIKKRKKDVSGILNGVDYSEWSPENDSLIPYNYSAKEISGKKKNRDELLRKNRIMAERTTPIIGMVSRLVDQKGLDLIDEALQDLLDLDIRLIVLGTGAKKYHYLFEEAKEEYPDKVAVNFAYNNPMAHLIEAGSDMFLMPSKYEPCGLNQMYSLKYGTIPIVHATGGLADTIDNFDSETKEGNGFSFDEYTSEAMMEAIERAIRTFRNKALWKFLRDNAMRCDFSWEVSAGKYIDLYESVLE encoded by the coding sequence ATGAAGATACTGTTCGCTACTGCAGAAGTGACGCCGTTTTCCAAGGTCGGGGGCTTGGCCGACGTCGCTGGCGCGCTCCCCAAAGCGCTGGAAAACCTAGATGTTGAAACCAGGATTATCACGCCGGGCTATGCCACGATACCGTTTGAAGACTATGTTATCAAAGATGTGGATAGCTTTGATGTCCCCGTTGGCAACGAATCGTACAAGGCAGATCTTATCAGTACGGTGCTGCCGGATACGGACCGGGTAGAGGTCATCTTTGTCCGCAACAGAGAATTTTTCGACCGGGATGGGGTGTATGTCGATTCCAAAACCGGTGAAGGATTTCCGGACGAAGCGGAACGGTTTATCTTCTTCATGCAGGCAATTCTTCAGTGGCTGGAGCGGTCGGAATGGATGCCAAACATCCTGCACTGCAACGACCACCATACTGCGCTTCTGCCGGCATATCTCAGGGAGACGGAGTTTGATACACCGGAGCTTGCGGACATTAAAAGCATCTTTACAATTCACAACATGGGCTACCAGGGCATCCACAACAAATCGGTGCTCAATAAAACAGTATTCCCGGAAAAGGCGTATTCCGATAACGGGGCATTCGATTGGAATGGCGACGTCAATTTCATGAAAGTCGCGCTCCGATACGCGGACAAGATCAATACGGTGAGTCCAACTTATGCCAGGGAGATCATGTCATCGGAAGAATACGGCTTCGGTTTGCAGGATGAGATCAAGAAGCGGAAAAAAGACGTGTCCGGCATCCTGAACGGCGTGGATTACAGCGAGTGGTCGCCGGAGAACGACTCGCTGATTCCGTATAATTATTCCGCCAAAGAAATCAGCGGCAAGAAAAAGAACCGGGATGAGCTCCTGCGCAAGAACCGGATAATGGCGGAGCGCACTACGCCGATTATTGGCATGGTTTCCCGGCTTGTGGATCAGAAAGGTCTCGATCTCATCGACGAGGCGCTGCAAGATTTGCTGGATCTTGATATTCGTCTGATCGTGCTGGGAACCGGCGCCAAGAAGTACCATTATCTCTTTGAGGAAGCCAAAGAAGAATATCCGGACAAGGTAGCGGTGAATTTTGCGTACAATAATCCCATGGCACACCTCATTGAGGCCGGTTCGGATATGTTCCTGATGCCGTCCAAATACGAGCCGTGCGGACTGAACCAAATGTACAGCCTGAAATACGGTACCATTCCGATTGTCCACGCCACCGGCGGACTGGCGGACACCATCGATAACTTTGACAGCGAAACCAAGGAAGGGAACGGCTTTTCTTTTGACGAGTACACGTCGGAAGCCATGATGGAGGCTATTGAGCGGGCTATCCGTACCTTTCGGAACAAGGCGCTCTGGAAATTTCTCCGGGATAACGCCATGCGGTGTGATTTTTCGTGGGAAGTGAGTGCCGGGAAGTACATCGATCTCTATGAAAGTGTATTGGAGTAA
- a CDS encoding DUF5009 domain-containing protein has translation MSAIKKTERLTSLDAFRGLAIAGMILVNNPGSWAHIYDPLEHAEWHGWTPTDLIFPFFLFIVGVAMTFSLSKLRRHNVSKVEIYKKVLRRTLILFGLGLFLNAFPFVQFESLRAIDYSSLRIMGVLQRIALCYLFASIIMLEFRKPLWHGAWAFGLIIFYWIVMFTIPVPGHGAGDLSMEGNLAAYLDQLILPNHLWKPGWDPEGLLSTIPATGTVLFGILTGHLLHKGWSNGQKFLAMAIAGILGIISGYVVNIWFPINKGLWSTSYVLFTAGMALLILALFYWLIDMKGIKKWAKPLVVYGMNAITVFVLAGLLSRLLTLIKIPVSGGSISVKGYIYHHLLTPIASPVDASLIYAVIYVIFWLGMMWMLYRRKVFIKI, from the coding sequence ATGTCCGCAATCAAAAAAACAGAACGCCTGACTTCGCTGGATGCCTTCCGCGGACTGGCCATCGCCGGGATGATCCTGGTGAACAATCCCGGCAGCTGGGCGCATATTTATGATCCGCTGGAACACGCCGAATGGCACGGCTGGACGCCGACTGATCTGATCTTTCCGTTCTTCCTGTTCATCGTCGGCGTAGCGATGACGTTTTCGCTTAGCAAGCTACGGCGTCATAATGTTTCGAAGGTCGAAATCTACAAAAAGGTGCTGAGGCGGACGCTCATCCTGTTTGGTCTCGGACTCTTTCTGAATGCGTTTCCATTTGTGCAGTTCGAGTCGCTTCGAGCCATCGATTATTCGTCCCTGAGAATCATGGGAGTTCTGCAGCGGATCGCGCTGTGTTATCTGTTTGCGTCAATTATTATGTTGGAGTTCAGGAAACCACTCTGGCACGGCGCCTGGGCATTCGGTCTGATCATCTTTTACTGGATAGTTATGTTTACCATACCGGTACCTGGGCATGGTGCTGGTGATTTATCCATGGAAGGCAATCTGGCAGCGTATCTGGATCAACTAATTCTGCCGAATCATCTCTGGAAACCGGGTTGGGATCCTGAGGGACTCCTGAGTACAATTCCCGCCACAGGAACGGTGCTATTCGGCATACTGACAGGACACCTGTTGCATAAAGGATGGTCGAACGGACAAAAGTTTCTCGCCATGGCCATCGCTGGGATTCTTGGAATAATTTCGGGCTATGTTGTGAATATCTGGTTTCCCATTAACAAGGGACTCTGGTCGACGTCATACGTACTGTTCACGGCGGGAATGGCGCTGTTAATATTGGCGCTGTTCTACTGGCTCATTGATATGAAGGGTATCAAAAAATGGGCGAAACCGCTCGTAGTATACGGCATGAACGCCATCACAGTGTTCGTACTGGCCGGACTGCTGTCCCGGCTTTTGACACTGATCAAAATTCCGGTTTCCGGAGGATCAATCTCGGTGAAAGGGTACATTTATCATCACCTGCTGACTCCAATTGCCTCACCGGTCGATGCTTCATTAATTTACGCGGTAATTTATGTTATCTTCTGGCTTGGGATGATGTGGATGCTCTACCGGCGGAAGGTTTTTATCAAGATTTAG
- the alr gene encoding alanine racemase gives MAVRTDIRAEINFSNLRKNIRNLKEHIHPSRIIGVVKANAYGHGVIEVSQVLREEGIDMFAVAFPAEAAELREAGIDARIIILDKLWDRELGQVFEYNLEPILASDDDFERLSHAAEERQQKLPVHLKIDTGMGRLGYLYNQYEEPLQQVLDHPWLELAGVMSHFSTADEPQREHTEIQADRYRKIHRKLQSLPGDNPPLFHLSNSGGALYLPETGYDMVRLGLSMYGVAPSREETQPFELHQVMQLKSKVAYIKNLPEGFPIGYGATYHTKKNSTILVCPGGYEDGIPRRYGGTGEVLIHRKRFPIVGNVSMDTFMVDVYDEPVNVGDEVVILGEQGGNTISVWEMAEKLGLIPYEVTCGISSRVGRVFVEEGEGESGIRV, from the coding sequence ATGGCTGTCCGAACCGACATCCGCGCAGAAATCAATTTTTCGAATCTTCGAAAAAACATCCGGAATCTGAAAGAACACATCCATCCCTCCAGAATTATCGGAGTGGTGAAGGCGAATGCGTATGGTCACGGGGTTATCGAGGTTTCCCAAGTCCTCCGGGAAGAAGGCATTGACATGTTTGCGGTAGCCTTTCCGGCAGAGGCGGCAGAGCTCCGGGAGGCAGGAATTGATGCCCGCATCATTATCCTGGACAAACTGTGGGATCGAGAATTGGGGCAAGTTTTCGAGTACAATCTGGAGCCGATCCTCGCCTCGGATGACGATTTTGAGCGACTGAGTCACGCCGCCGAAGAGCGTCAACAGAAGCTGCCGGTACATCTGAAAATCGACACCGGGATGGGCCGTCTCGGCTACCTGTACAATCAGTACGAAGAGCCACTTCAGCAGGTCTTGGATCATCCGTGGTTGGAACTGGCGGGGGTGATGTCGCACTTTTCGACTGCGGACGAGCCGCAACGGGAGCATACGGAAATCCAGGCAGATCGGTACAGAAAAATCCATAGAAAATTGCAGTCGCTGCCGGGAGACAATCCACCGCTGTTCCACCTGAGCAATTCCGGGGGCGCGCTCTATCTCCCCGAAACCGGATACGACATGGTGCGTCTGGGACTCTCCATGTACGGGGTTGCGCCTTCACGGGAGGAGACGCAGCCGTTCGAACTCCACCAGGTTATGCAATTGAAATCGAAGGTGGCGTATATCAAGAATTTACCGGAGGGATTTCCCATCGGATATGGTGCCACCTACCATACCAAGAAAAATTCGACCATCCTGGTCTGTCCCGGCGGATACGAGGACGGCATTCCGCGTCGATACGGAGGCACCGGTGAGGTACTGATTCACAGAAAGCGTTTTCCCATCGTTGGAAACGTCAGCATGGATACGTTTATGGTGGATGTCTACGATGAGCCGGTCAACGTCGGTGACGAAGTGGTGATCCTCGGTGAGCAGGGAGGCAATACAATCTCCGTCTGGGAAATGGCGGAGAAACTTGGGCTGATTCCGTACGAGGTCACCTGCGGTATTTCGTCGAGAGTCGGGCGGGTCTTTGTTGAAGAAGGTGAAGGGGAATCGGGTATAAGGGTATAG